Proteins from a genomic interval of Rhodopseudomonas julia:
- a CDS encoding ABC transporter substrate-binding protein produces the protein MKSVALASTALAALAAMVGAAQAEISDNVVKIGVLNDRSGLYADLSGEGSVVAARMAVEDFGGKVGDANIEVVSADHQNKPDVGSSIAREWIDQDGVDVIVDVPTSSVALAVQQVTSEKDTAFLDSGAGSTALTNDQCAPTFVHWTYDTYAMSVGTGKAVVEQGGKSWFFLTADYAFGHQLEKDTSAVVKENGGEVLGSVNHPLSTSDFSSFLLQAQASGADVIGLANAGGDTTNAIKQANSFGIVQSGQKLAALLGFITDVDALGLDVAQGLTLTTGFYWDRTDETRKFADRFAEKMNGQKPTMVQAGVYSAVTHYLKAVDEIDDDGGEAVVTQMKTMPVNDFFAENGKIREDGRMVHDMYLVEVKSPDQSEGKWDYYNIVKTIPGDEAFQPLDKGSCKLVSN, from the coding sequence ATCAAATCGGTCGCACTGGCCTCAACAGCGCTTGCCGCACTTGCCGCGATGGTGGGCGCAGCGCAGGCAGAGATTTCCGACAACGTCGTCAAGATCGGCGTCCTCAACGACCGCTCCGGCCTCTATGCCGATCTCTCCGGCGAAGGCTCCGTCGTCGCTGCCCGCATGGCGGTGGAAGATTTCGGCGGCAAGGTCGGCGACGCCAACATCGAAGTCGTCTCCGCCGACCATCAGAACAAGCCCGATGTCGGCTCATCGATCGCGCGCGAATGGATCGACCAGGACGGCGTCGATGTCATCGTCGACGTGCCGACCTCGTCGGTGGCACTCGCCGTGCAGCAGGTGACCTCGGAAAAGGACACGGCCTTCCTCGATTCCGGCGCCGGCTCGACCGCGCTCACCAACGACCAATGCGCCCCGACCTTCGTGCACTGGACCTACGACACCTACGCCATGTCGGTCGGCACCGGTAAGGCGGTCGTCGAACAGGGCGGCAAGAGCTGGTTCTTCCTGACCGCCGATTACGCCTTCGGCCATCAGCTCGAAAAGGACACCTCCGCCGTCGTGAAGGAGAATGGCGGCGAGGTTCTGGGCTCCGTCAATCACCCGCTCTCCACCTCCGACTTCTCCTCCTTCCTCCTGCAGGCGCAGGCCTCCGGCGCCGATGTCATCGGCCTGGCCAACGCCGGCGGCGACACCACCAACGCGATCAAGCAGGCGAACTCTTTCGGCATCGTCCAGAGCGGCCAGAAGCTCGCGGCACTTTTGGGCTTCATCACCGATGTCGACGCCCTCGGCCTCGATGTCGCGCAGGGTCTGACGCTGACGACGGGCTTCTACTGGGACCGCACCGACGAGACGCGCAAATTCGCCGATCGCTTCGCCGAGAAGATGAACGGCCAGAAGCCGACGATGGTGCAGGCCGGCGTCTATTCCGCCGTCACGCATTATCTGAAAGCCGTGGACGAGATCGACGATGACGGCGGCGAAGCCGTCGTCACCCAGATGAAGACGATGCCGGTCAACGACTTCTTCGCCGAGAACGGCAAGATCCGCGAGGATGGCCGCATGGTCCACGACATGTATCTCGTCGAGGTGAAGAGCCCGGACCAGTCGGAAGGCAAGTGGGACTACTACAACATCGTCAAGACGATCCCTGGCGATGAGGCCTTCCAGCCGCTCGACAAGGGCAGCTGCAAGCTCGTCAGCAACTGA
- a CDS encoding ABC transporter ATP-binding protein: MSEFILETENLTKYFAGFTAVDGVNLGVREGTIHALIGPNGAGKTTCFNLITKFLQPSSGTIRYAGHDITRSTPHHVARDGLVRSFQISAVFPHLTALENVRLALQRPTGLSFHFWKSSRVLERLHERAYELLSAVGLSEFTDTLAVEMPYGRKRALEIATTLALEPKVMLLDEPMAGMGHEDIARVSDLIRQVAQNRTVLMVEHNLEVVANLSDTITVLQRGQILAEGSYDEVSQNPEVREAYMGTGDEAEA; this comes from the coding sequence ATGTCGGAATTCATTCTCGAAACCGAGAATCTCACGAAGTATTTTGCCGGCTTCACGGCGGTCGATGGCGTCAATCTCGGGGTACGTGAGGGCACGATCCATGCTCTCATCGGTCCGAACGGCGCCGGCAAGACGACCTGCTTCAACCTCATCACCAAATTTCTGCAGCCGAGCTCGGGCACGATCCGTTACGCCGGCCACGACATCACCCGGTCGACGCCGCATCACGTGGCCCGCGACGGCCTCGTGCGCTCGTTTCAGATCTCCGCGGTCTTTCCGCATCTGACGGCGCTCGAAAACGTCCGTCTCGCGCTGCAGCGCCCGACCGGCCTCTCCTTCCATTTCTGGAAATCGAGCCGGGTTCTGGAGCGGCTGCACGAGCGCGCCTACGAGCTTCTCTCAGCCGTCGGCCTGTCGGAGTTCACCGACACTTTGGCGGTCGAGATGCCCTATGGCCGCAAGCGCGCACTCGAGATCGCCACGACGCTGGCCCTCGAACCCAAGGTCATGCTCCTCGACGAGCCGATGGCCGGCATGGGCCATGAGGACATCGCCCGCGTCTCCGATCTCATCCGCCAGGTGGCGCAAAACCGCACTGTCTTGATGGTGGAACACAATCTCGAAGTCGTCGCCAACCTCTCCGACACGATCACGGTCCTGCAGCGCGGCCAGATCCTGGCGGAGGGCAGCTACGACGAGGTCTCACAAAACCCCGAGGTCCGGGAGGCCTATATGGGCACGGGCGACGAGGCGGAGGCATGA
- a CDS encoding formate dehydrogenase subunit gamma, translated as MTAQSGAADIAVRAIAIVDDNAALEGPLLPILHDLQEEFGCVPEEAVPVIANRLNLSRAEVHGVVSFYPDFHHTPSGRHVLKVCRAEACQSMGGEKIADRVRSALGIDWHETTPDGAVTLEPVYCLGLCSCAPAAMLDGEVTGRLDETRLAPLLDEAQR; from the coding sequence ATGACTGCCCAGTCAGGCGCAGCGGACATTGCCGTCCGTGCCATAGCGATCGTCGATGACAATGCCGCCCTCGAAGGCCCGCTCCTGCCGATCTTGCACGACCTGCAGGAAGAGTTCGGCTGCGTGCCGGAAGAGGCCGTGCCGGTCATCGCGAACCGCCTCAATCTGAGCCGCGCCGAAGTCCATGGCGTCGTCAGCTTCTATCCCGACTTCCACCACACCCCCTCCGGCCGCCATGTCCTGAAAGTCTGCCGCGCCGAGGCCTGTCAGTCGATGGGCGGCGAAAAAATCGCCGACCGCGTGCGGTCAGCGCTCGGCATCGACTGGCATGAGACGACGCCCGACGGCGCCGTCACGCTCGAACCCGTCTACTGCCTCGGCCTCTGCTCCTGCGCCCCAGCCGCGATGCTCGACGGCGAGGTGACCGGACGCCTCGACGAAACCCGCCTCGCCCCGCTTCTCGACGAGGCCCAGCGATGA
- the fdhD gene encoding formate dehydrogenase accessory sulfurtransferase FdhD: MTQKTHHPVARIAHRLGKARPGERDLPEETAVALTYGGTTQAVMMATPADLVDFAVGFTLTEGIIDTAEAIDAVDIVELEAGIDVQIMLADDADENLAERRRRLAGPVGCGLCGIESLEGAVRQPPPVPASDLTLSPAEIARAMGALSRAQPLHAATRAVHAAGLYVPGEGLVAVREDVGRHNALDKLAGALARHEIPAAQGAIVLTSRVSVEMVQKAAVAGSPILLAVSAPTALAVRMAEAAGITLVAIVRDRDFEVFTHPGRITGTPETSARLTHVA, from the coding sequence ATGACGCAAAAGACCCATCACCCGGTCGCCCGCATCGCCCACCGCCTCGGCAAGGCGCGGCCGGGCGAACGCGATCTGCCGGAAGAGACGGCCGTCGCCCTCACCTATGGCGGCACCACCCAGGCGGTGATGATGGCGACACCTGCCGATCTCGTCGATTTCGCCGTCGGCTTCACACTGACGGAAGGCATCATCGATACGGCGGAAGCGATCGACGCCGTCGACATCGTCGAACTCGAAGCCGGCATCGACGTGCAGATCATGCTTGCCGACGATGCGGACGAAAATCTCGCCGAACGCCGCCGTCGCCTTGCCGGTCCCGTCGGCTGCGGGCTCTGCGGCATCGAAAGCCTGGAAGGCGCCGTGCGCCAGCCGCCGCCGGTCCCCGCCTCGGATCTCACCCTGTCGCCCGCCGAAATCGCCCGAGCCATGGGCGCGCTCTCCCGCGCCCAGCCGCTGCATGCCGCAACGCGCGCCGTGCATGCCGCCGGCCTTTACGTTCCGGGCGAAGGCCTCGTCGCGGTGCGCGAAGACGTCGGCCGCCACAACGCTCTCGACAAGCTCGCGGGCGCCCTCGCCCGCCACGAGATCCCTGCCGCCCAGGGCGCCATCGTGCTGACGAGCCGCGTCTCGGTCGAAATGGTGCAGAAGGCGGCCGTCGCCGGCAGCCCGATCCTGCTTGCCGTCTCGGCCCCCACGGCACTTGCCGTCCGCATGGCGGAGGCCGCCGGCATCACCCTCGTCGCCATCGTCCGCGACCGCGACTTTGAAGTCTTCACCCATCCGGGCCGCATCACCGGCACGCCCGAAACCTCGGCGAGGCTCACCCATGTCGCCTGA
- a CDS encoding ABC transporter ATP-binding protein, giving the protein MSVRKTILEVSDLNAWYGESHVLHGVDFEVREGEVVSLLGRNGAGKTTTLRSIMGLVGRRTGSIRFDDQELIDLKPDKVARRGIAYCPEERGIFASLTVEENLLLPPVVQKGGLPIPEIYELFPNLKERLLGASGTRLSGGEQQMLAIGRILRTGAKLLLLDEPTEGLAPVIVQQIGASVRRLQELGFTVLLVEQNFHFAARLADRHYVIEHGRVVDRYQRDDIKTRMGELNELLGV; this is encoded by the coding sequence ATGAGCGTGCGCAAGACCATCCTCGAAGTCTCCGATCTCAATGCCTGGTACGGCGAATCCCACGTTCTCCACGGCGTCGATTTCGAAGTCCGCGAAGGCGAGGTCGTGAGCCTTTTGGGCCGCAACGGCGCCGGCAAAACGACGACTTTGCGCTCCATCATGGGCCTCGTCGGGCGGCGCACCGGCTCGATCCGCTTCGACGACCAGGAACTCATCGACCTGAAGCCCGACAAGGTCGCCCGCCGCGGCATCGCCTATTGCCCGGAAGAGCGCGGCATCTTTGCGAGCCTCACCGTGGAGGAGAACCTTCTCCTGCCCCCCGTCGTGCAGAAGGGCGGCCTGCCCATCCCGGAAATCTACGAGCTCTTCCCGAACCTGAAGGAGCGGCTTCTCGGCGCCTCCGGCACCCGCCTGTCCGGCGGCGAGCAGCAGATGCTGGCGATCGGCCGCATTCTTCGCACCGGAGCGAAGCTCCTGCTGCTCGACGAGCCGACGGAGGGCCTCGCCCCCGTCATCGTCCAGCAGATCGGCGCCAGCGTGCGTCGCCTGCAGGAGCTCGGCTTCACCGTTCTGCTGGTTGAACAGAACTTCCATTTCGCCGCCCGCCTCGCCGACCGTCACTACGTCATCGAGCATGGCCGCGTCGTCGACCGTTACCAGCGCGACGACATCAAGACGCGCATGGGCGAACTCAACGAACTTCTGGGCGTGTAA
- a CDS encoding formate dehydrogenase subunit delta: MSPDKLAYMANQIATFFKSRPEHEAAAGVADHINSFWEPRMRAKLFEILDAGGTGLDPLVVEAAPMIRQPKPERA, translated from the coding sequence ATGTCGCCTGACAAACTCGCCTATATGGCGAACCAGATCGCCACCTTCTTCAAGAGCCGGCCGGAACATGAGGCCGCCGCCGGCGTCGCCGACCACATCAACTCGTTCTGGGAACCGCGCATGCGCGCAAAACTCTTCGAGATCCTGGATGCGGGCGGCACCGGCCTCGACCCCCTCGTCGTCGAGGCCGCCCCGATGATCCGCCAGCCGAAGCCCGAGCGCGCCTGA
- a CDS encoding LysR family transcriptional regulator, producing the protein MIDKLEMFIALAREKHFGRAAEDCRVTQPTLSSAIKQLEDQFGVMLVFRGSRYQGLTPEGQRVLEWARRIVGDVRSMQEDLRTARHGLSGHLRIAAIPTALSAVSELTTPFAEAHPGITFTVLSRTSIEILSLLENLEIDVGITYLDNEPLGRVTTVPLYEERYAFVTQADGPHAGKKSITWKEVADAPLCLLTPDMQNRRIVNQKMGEAGASANPTLESNSVITLFSHVRTGRWSSVMPWRLVDAFGRLDNLTAIPIVEPEAAESIGLVAAYREPHTPVLAALLAEARKVSQLLPRDKQPSA; encoded by the coding sequence ATGATCGACAAGCTGGAAATGTTCATCGCGCTTGCCCGCGAGAAGCATTTCGGCCGTGCCGCCGAGGATTGCCGGGTCACCCAGCCGACGCTCTCCTCCGCCATCAAGCAGCTCGAAGATCAGTTCGGCGTCATGCTGGTGTTCCGTGGCTCGCGCTATCAGGGGCTGACGCCGGAAGGCCAGCGGGTGCTCGAATGGGCGCGCCGCATCGTCGGCGACGTCCGCTCCATGCAGGAGGATCTGAGGACCGCGCGCCACGGCCTTTCGGGCCATCTGCGCATCGCCGCGATCCCGACGGCCCTCTCCGCCGTCTCCGAGCTGACGACGCCCTTCGCCGAGGCGCATCCCGGCATCACCTTCACCGTCCTGTCGCGCACGTCGATCGAGATCCTGTCGCTTCTGGAAAATCTCGAGATCGATGTCGGCATCACCTATCTCGACAACGAGCCGCTCGGCCGCGTCACCACCGTGCCGCTCTACGAGGAGCGCTACGCCTTCGTCACCCAGGCGGACGGGCCGCATGCCGGCAAAAAGAGCATCACCTGGAAAGAGGTCGCGGACGCACCCCTCTGCCTGCTGACGCCCGACATGCAGAACCGCCGCATCGTCAACCAGAAGATGGGCGAGGCCGGTGCGAGCGCCAATCCGACGCTCGAATCCAATTCCGTCATCACCCTTTTCTCGCATGTGCGCACCGGCCGCTGGTCGAGCGTCATGCCCTGGCGGCTGGTGGACGCCTTCGGCCGCCTGGACAATCTGACGGCCATCCCGATCGTGGAGCCGGAAGCCGCGGAAAGCATCGGCCTCGTCGCCGCCTACCGCGAACCGCACACACCGGTTCTCGCCGCACTTCTCGCGGAAGCCCGCAAGGTTTCGCAGCTTCTGCCCCGAGACAAACAGCCCTCTGCCTAG
- the fdhF gene encoding formate dehydrogenase subunit alpha: MSLIHEIDYGTPASTSEETVTLTIDGFEITVPAGTSLMRAAAEAGIQVPKLCATDMVKSFGSCRLCLVEIEGRRGTPASCTTPVAPDMVVHTQTPRLKEIRRGVMELYISDHPLDCLTCAANGDCELQDMAGEVGLRDVRYGYDGANHVKARNNGEANPRYRPKDESNPYFTFDPTKCIVCSRCVRACEEVQGTFALTIEGRGFGSVVAAGQDEEFLASECVSCGACVQACPTATLQEKSVIDNGLPEHARVTTCAYCGVGCSFKAEMRGEELIRMVPYKDGKANRGHSCVKGRFAYGYANHKDRILNPMIREKITDPWREVSWEEALAHTASEFRRIQHQYGRGALGGITSSRCTNEETFIVQKLVRAGFGNNNVDTCARVCHSPTGYGLKTTFGTSAGTQDFDSVEKTDVVILIGANPTDGHPVFASRLKKRLREGAKLIVIDPRRIDLVRSPHIEASYHLPLKPGSNVAVLTALAHVVVTEGLFDEAFIRERCDWDEFQDWAAFVSEPRNSPEEVEKISGVPAAAIRGAARLYATGGNGAVYYGLGVTEHSQGSTTVMAIANLAMATGNLGRAGVGVNPLRGQNNVQGSCDMGSFPHELPGYRHISDEATRDIFEKLWNVTLDDEPGLRIPNMLDAAVDGSFRGIYIQGEDILQSDPDTKHVAAGLAAMECVVVHDLFLNETANYAHVFLPGSTFLEKDGTFTNAERRINRVRRVMAPKNGYADWEVTQLLANALGCGWNYTHPREIMAEIAATTPSFAGVTYDLLEKEGSVQWPCNDKAPKGTPVMHVGGFQRGKGKFVVTEYVATDEKTGPRFPLLLTTGRILTQYNVGAQTRRTANTVWHEEDRLEIHPHDAEQRGIKDGDWVRLASRSGETSLKARITDRVAPGVVYTTFHHPGTQANVITTDFSDWATNCPEYKVTAVQVALSNGPSDWQQEYEEQTRQARRIAPAMEAAE; the protein is encoded by the coding sequence ATGAGCCTCATCCACGAAATCGACTACGGCACCCCCGCCTCCACCTCCGAAGAGACGGTGACCCTCACCATCGACGGCTTCGAGATCACAGTCCCGGCCGGCACGTCGCTGATGCGTGCCGCCGCAGAAGCTGGCATCCAGGTGCCGAAACTCTGCGCCACCGATATGGTGAAATCCTTCGGCTCCTGCCGCCTCTGCCTCGTCGAGATCGAGGGACGGCGCGGCACGCCCGCCTCCTGCACCACGCCGGTCGCCCCCGACATGGTCGTGCACACCCAGACGCCGCGCCTCAAGGAGATCCGCCGCGGCGTCATGGAGCTTTATATCTCCGACCACCCGCTCGACTGCCTCACCTGCGCGGCGAACGGCGATTGCGAGCTCCAGGACATGGCGGGCGAGGTCGGCCTGCGCGACGTGCGCTACGGCTATGACGGTGCCAACCACGTCAAGGCGAGGAACAACGGCGAGGCGAACCCGCGCTACCGGCCGAAGGACGAGAGCAATCCCTATTTCACCTTCGATCCGACGAAATGCATCGTCTGCTCGCGCTGCGTGCGCGCCTGTGAGGAGGTGCAGGGCACCTTCGCGCTGACGATCGAAGGCCGCGGCTTCGGCTCCGTGGTCGCCGCCGGCCAGGACGAAGAGTTCCTGGCATCGGAATGCGTCTCCTGCGGCGCCTGCGTCCAGGCCTGCCCGACGGCGACGCTCCAGGAAAAATCGGTGATCGACAACGGCCTGCCGGAGCATGCGCGCGTCACCACCTGCGCCTATTGCGGCGTCGGCTGCTCCTTCAAGGCGGAGATGCGCGGCGAGGAACTCATCCGCATGGTCCCCTACAAGGACGGCAAGGCGAACCGCGGCCATTCCTGCGTCAAGGGCCGCTTCGCCTATGGCTATGCCAATCACAAGGATCGCATCCTCAACCCGATGATCCGGGAAAAAATCACCGATCCCTGGCGCGAGGTCTCCTGGGAAGAGGCGCTCGCCCATACGGCGTCGGAATTCCGCCGCATCCAGCATCAATACGGCCGCGGCGCGCTCGGCGGCATCACCTCCTCGCGCTGCACCAACGAAGAGACCTTCATCGTCCAGAAGCTGGTGCGCGCCGGCTTCGGCAACAACAATGTCGATACCTGCGCCCGCGTCTGCCATTCGCCGACCGGCTACGGCCTCAAGACCACCTTCGGCACCTCCGCCGGCACGCAGGATTTCGACAGCGTCGAGAAGACCGACGTCGTCATCCTCATCGGCGCCAATCCGACGGACGGCCATCCGGTCTTCGCCTCCCGCCTCAAGAAGCGTCTGCGCGAAGGGGCAAAACTCATCGTCATCGATCCGCGCCGCATCGATCTCGTGCGCTCGCCGCATATCGAGGCGTCCTATCACCTGCCCCTGAAGCCGGGCTCCAACGTCGCGGTCCTGACCGCGCTCGCCCATGTCGTCGTCACCGAAGGCCTCTTCGACGAGGCTTTCATCCGCGAGCGCTGCGACTGGGACGAGTTCCAGGATTGGGCGGCCTTCGTCTCCGAGCCGCGCAACTCACCGGAAGAGGTGGAAAAAATCTCCGGCGTGCCGGCCGCCGCCATCCGCGGCGCGGCACGTCTCTATGCGACCGGCGGCAACGGTGCGGTCTATTACGGCCTCGGCGTGACCGAACACAGCCAGGGCTCGACCACCGTCATGGCCATCGCCAACCTCGCCATGGCGACCGGCAATCTCGGCCGTGCCGGCGTCGGCGTGAACCCGCTCCGCGGCCAGAACAACGTTCAGGGCTCCTGCGATATGGGCTCCTTCCCGCATGAGCTGCCGGGCTACCGCCACATCTCCGACGAGGCGACGCGCGACATCTTCGAAAAGCTCTGGAACGTGACGCTCGACGACGAGCCGGGCTTGCGCATCCCCAACATGCTCGATGCCGCCGTCGACGGCTCCTTCCGCGGCATCTACATCCAGGGCGAGGACATCCTGCAGTCCGACCCCGATACCAAGCATGTCGCCGCCGGCCTCGCCGCCATGGAATGCGTCGTCGTCCACGACCTCTTCCTGAACGAGACGGCGAATTACGCCCATGTCTTCCTGCCGGGCTCCACCTTCCTGGAGAAGGACGGCACCTTTACGAACGCCGAGCGGCGCATCAACCGCGTCCGCCGCGTCATGGCGCCGAAGAACGGCTATGCCGATTGGGAGGTGACGCAGCTTCTGGCGAACGCGCTCGGCTGCGGTTGGAACTACACCCATCCGCGCGAGATCATGGCCGAGATCGCGGCGACCACGCCGAGCTTTGCAGGCGTCACCTACGACCTCCTGGAAAAGGAAGGCTCGGTGCAATGGCCGTGCAACGACAAGGCACCGAAGGGCACGCCGGTCATGCATGTCGGCGGCTTCCAGCGCGGCAAGGGCAAATTCGTCGTCACCGAATATGTGGCGACGGACGAAAAGACCGGCCCGCGCTTCCCGCTCCTTCTGACGACCGGCCGCATCCTCACCCAGTACAATGTCGGCGCGCAGACGAGGCGCACCGCGAACACCGTCTGGCATGAGGAAGATCGCCTCGAAATCCATCCCCACGACGCCGAACAGCGCGGCATCAAGGACGGCGATTGGGTGCGGCTCGCCAGCCGCTCCGGCGAGACCTCGCTGAAAGCCCGCATCACCGACCGTGTCGCGCCGGGCGTCGTCTACACGACCTTCCACCACCCGGGCACGCAGGCGAACGTCATCACCACGGATTTCTCCGACTGGGCCACCAACTGCCCGGAATACAAGGTGACCGCCGTCCAGGTCGCGCTGTCGAACGGACCGAGCGACTGGCAGCAGGAATATGAGGAGCAGACCCGCCAGGCCCGCCGCATCGCCCCGGCGATGGAAGCGGCCGAGTGA
- a CDS encoding VOC family protein, giving the protein MAKNIHMMIRVLEEERSVAFYDKAFGLKIADRYEFDGFTLVYLANEESEFELELTINKGESTPYDLGNGYGHMAVSVGDLDKEHARMREAGLAPKDIKEMVHQGAPFARFFFIEDPDGYKIEVLERGGRFK; this is encoded by the coding sequence GTGGCCAAGAATATTCACATGATGATCCGCGTGCTCGAAGAGGAGCGCTCGGTGGCATTCTACGACAAGGCGTTTGGCCTCAAGATCGCCGACCGTTACGAGTTCGACGGCTTCACGCTCGTCTATCTGGCAAACGAAGAAAGCGAATTCGAGCTGGAGCTGACGATCAACAAGGGCGAAAGCACACCTTATGATCTCGGCAACGGCTACGGGCACATGGCCGTATCCGTCGGCGACCTCGATAAAGAGCATGCGCGTATGCGTGAGGCCGGGCTAGCGCCGAAGGACATCAAGGAAATGGTGCATCAGGGCGCGCCCTTCGCGCGCTTCTTCTTCATCGAAGATCCCGACGGCTACAAGATCGAGGTTCTCGAGCGCGGCGGCCGGTTCAAGTGA
- a CDS encoding formate dehydrogenase beta subunit, with the protein MTDPVKDPVKVYVPRDAGALALGADKVAAEIAREAEARGLDIRLIRNGSRGLFFLEPMVEVATEEGRLAYGPVAPGDVASLFDAGFLTGADHPLAQGETEKIPFLARQTRLTFARCGIIDPLDPADYEAHGGLKGLRNAVMMTPEEIVETMIKSGLRGRGGAGFPTGIKWKTVAEARGEQKYIVCNADEGDSGTYSDRMIMEGDPFMLIEGMVIAGLATGATRGYVYTRSEYPHAIATMRDAIAIARSHGFLGPDILGSGHAFDMEIRMGAGAYVCGEETSLLNSLEGKRGVVRAKPPLPAHEGFLGRPTVVNNVISLATVPAILDHGPEFFRDFGVGHSHGTIPIQIAGNVKNGGLFEIAFGLTLHELVDEIGGGTRSGRPVKAVQVGGPLGAYFPRALFDTIFDYEAYTAKNGLIGHAGIVVFDDTVDMLKQARFAMEFCAIESCGKCTPCRIGSVRGVEVVDRIAAGEDPDAQIALMTDLCQTMRFGSLCALGGFTPFPVLSAIEHFPDDFRPTPFAEAAE; encoded by the coding sequence ATGACCGATCCCGTCAAAGACCCCGTGAAGGTCTACGTCCCGCGCGATGCCGGCGCGCTGGCGCTCGGCGCCGACAAGGTCGCAGCCGAGATCGCCCGCGAGGCGGAGGCCCGCGGTCTCGATATCCGCCTCATCCGCAACGGCTCCCGCGGTCTCTTCTTCCTGGAGCCGATGGTGGAGGTCGCGACCGAGGAAGGCCGCCTCGCCTATGGCCCGGTCGCGCCGGGCGACGTCGCCTCCCTCTTCGATGCGGGCTTTCTCACGGGCGCCGACCACCCCCTCGCCCAGGGCGAAACGGAAAAAATCCCCTTTCTCGCCCGGCAGACCCGCCTCACCTTCGCGCGCTGCGGCATCATCGATCCGCTCGATCCGGCCGATTACGAGGCGCATGGCGGCCTGAAGGGGCTGCGCAACGCCGTCATGATGACGCCCGAAGAGATCGTCGAGACGATGATCAAATCGGGTCTCCGCGGTCGTGGCGGCGCCGGCTTTCCGACCGGCATCAAATGGAAGACCGTCGCCGAAGCCAGGGGCGAGCAGAAATACATCGTCTGCAACGCCGACGAGGGCGACAGCGGCACCTATTCCGACCGCATGATCATGGAGGGCGACCCCTTCATGCTGATCGAGGGCATGGTGATCGCGGGTCTCGCCACCGGCGCGACGCGCGGCTACGTCTACACCCGCTCCGAATACCCGCATGCGATTGCGACGATGCGCGACGCGATCGCCATTGCCCGCAGCCACGGCTTTCTCGGCCCCGACATTCTGGGCTCCGGCCACGCCTTCGACATGGAAATCCGCATGGGCGCCGGCGCCTATGTCTGCGGCGAGGAGACCTCGCTCCTGAACAGCCTGGAAGGCAAGCGCGGCGTCGTGCGCGCCAAGCCGCCGCTTCCCGCCCATGAAGGCTTTCTCGGCCGCCCGACCGTCGTCAACAACGTCATCTCGCTTGCCACCGTGCCGGCAATCCTCGACCACGGGCCGGAATTCTTCCGCGATTTCGGCGTCGGCCATTCGCATGGCACGATCCCGATCCAGATCGCCGGCAACGTCAAGAATGGCGGCCTCTTCGAGATCGCCTTCGGCCTCACCTTGCACGAACTCGTCGACGAGATCGGCGGCGGCACCAGAAGCGGCCGCCCGGTCAAGGCGGTGCAGGTCGGCGGCCCGCTCGGCGCCTATTTTCCGCGCGCCCTCTTCGACACGATCTTCGATTACGAAGCCTATACCGCGAAGAACGGCCTGATCGGCCATGCCGGCATCGTCGTCTTCGACGACACCGTCGACATGCTGAAGCAGGCCCGCTTCGCCATGGAATTCTGCGCCATTGAATCCTGCGGCAAGTGCACCCCCTGCCGCATCGGCTCCGTCCGCGGTGTCGAGGTCGTCGACAGGATCGCGGCGGGCGAGGATCCTGACGCGCAGATCGCCCTCATGACCGACCTCTGCCAGACCATGCGCTTCGGTTCGCTCTGCGCTCTCGGGGGCTTCACGCCCTTTCCGGTCCTGAGCGCGATCGAACATTTCCCCGACGATTTCCGCCCCACCCCCTTCGCCGAAGCCGCCGAATAG